A single genomic interval of Centropristis striata isolate RG_2023a ecotype Rhode Island chromosome 8, C.striata_1.0, whole genome shotgun sequence harbors:
- the tstd3 gene encoding thiosulfate sulfurtransferase/rhodanese-like domain-containing protein 3 isoform X1, translated as MALRGCWRFAGVVPRLLWRSTVLPASSVPRGRSSVSSLVNTHHGGKTTESLLRGFSSAPPSTDVSYEQLKQLLNGRKAVVIDVREPWELREYGSIPGSINVPLGQVNTALQLGPEDFSEKYDGEMPQQTDNIVFTCLAGIRSKTALNTATSLGYKDVQHYPGGWQDWMKNEQQK; from the exons ATGGCTCTCAGAGGGTGTTGGAGGTTTGCAGGGGTTGTTCCTCGGCTGTTATGGAGAAGCACCGTCCTGCCTGCGTCTTCCGTCCCGAGAGGACGAAGCTCCGTGTCCAGCCTTGTCAACACTCACCACGGTGGTAAAA ctaCAGAGTCGCTGCTGCGGGGGTTCAGTTCTGCGCCACCGAGCACGGATGTGAGCTATGAGCAGCTGAAACAGCTCCTGAACGGCCGGAAAGCTGTAGTTATAGATGTCAGAGAGCCCTGGGAGCTCAGAGAGTACGGCTCCATCCCCGGGTCAATTAACGTTCCCC TGGGACAGGTGAACACTGCCCTCCAGCTGGGTCCGGAAGACTTCAGTGAAAAGTATGATGGTGAAATGCCCCAGCAGACAGACAACATTGTGTTCACCTGTCTGGCAGGGATAAGGAGCAAGACTGCACTCAACACAGCCACCTCACTGGGATACAAAGA TGTTCAGCATTACCCGGGTGGATGGCAAGACTGGATGAAAAATGAACAAcagaaatga
- the tstd3 gene encoding thiosulfate sulfurtransferase/rhodanese-like domain-containing protein 3 isoform X2 produces the protein MALRGCWRFAGVVPRLLWRSTVLPASSVPRGRSSVSSLVNTHHGATESLLRGFSSAPPSTDVSYEQLKQLLNGRKAVVIDVREPWELREYGSIPGSINVPLGQVNTALQLGPEDFSEKYDGEMPQQTDNIVFTCLAGIRSKTALNTATSLGYKDVQHYPGGWQDWMKNEQQK, from the exons ATGGCTCTCAGAGGGTGTTGGAGGTTTGCAGGGGTTGTTCCTCGGCTGTTATGGAGAAGCACCGTCCTGCCTGCGTCTTCCGTCCCGAGAGGACGAAGCTCCGTGTCCAGCCTTGTCAACACTCACCACGGTG ctaCAGAGTCGCTGCTGCGGGGGTTCAGTTCTGCGCCACCGAGCACGGATGTGAGCTATGAGCAGCTGAAACAGCTCCTGAACGGCCGGAAAGCTGTAGTTATAGATGTCAGAGAGCCCTGGGAGCTCAGAGAGTACGGCTCCATCCCCGGGTCAATTAACGTTCCCC TGGGACAGGTGAACACTGCCCTCCAGCTGGGTCCGGAAGACTTCAGTGAAAAGTATGATGGTGAAATGCCCCAGCAGACAGACAACATTGTGTTCACCTGTCTGGCAGGGATAAGGAGCAAGACTGCACTCAACACAGCCACCTCACTGGGATACAAAGA TGTTCAGCATTACCCGGGTGGATGGCAAGACTGGATGAAAAATGAACAAcagaaatga